In Populus trichocarpa isolate Nisqually-1 chromosome 12, P.trichocarpa_v4.1, whole genome shotgun sequence, a genomic segment contains:
- the LOC7484461 gene encoding uncharacterized protein LOC7484461 isoform X1 has translation MAVPCSQTDDLVSTTQVPLIYEDQEDEAHLSKSLNHLETILRVFGFCQQSFISLTLSWLSFLLLGIALPVVMIHYLSYCTTDCKKYQIRTFEIQVLVFQCLVAAISLVCISHNLRKYGFRKFLFVDRYHGHMAQFRDEYVKKINGFFRLLAVWVIPFLLLKIVREAVRIIYVPHHSWRQSVAILIASIVSWTYSITIYLSGCALFNLVCNFQVIHFENYGKLLERDMDVSQYIEEHIRLTHYLSKISHRFRIFFILELLVVTASQVVALFQTTWNSEIINFINGGDFVISSIVELVGLIICLHAAAKITHRAQGTGSVAAKWHSIVTCASDDTSQVEISSNCGSSEAANTGHLLRINYSESDLEAVDYVPVPTTTQLASYMSTYHKRQAFVTYLQSNPGGFSVFGWTIDRTLIITIFFLEMSLVLFVLGKTITIYHS, from the exons ATGGCAGTTCCTTGCTCGCAAACAGATGACTTGGTATCAACAACACAAGTCCCTCTCATATATGAAGACCAAGAAGATGAAGCCCATCTCTCAAAATCTCTAAACCATTTAGAAACCATTTTAAGGGTCTTTGGCTTTTGTCAACAATCCTTTATAAGTCTCACTCTCTCATGGCTCTCTTTTTTGCTTCTTGGTATTGCTCTTCCTGTTGTGATGATCCATTATCTCTCTTACTGCACTACTGACTGTAAGAAGTACCAAATTCGTACCTTTGAGATTCAGGTTTTGGTGTTTCAGTGTCTGGTTGCTGCCATTTCTCTTGTTTGTATTTCACATAACTTGAGGAAGTATGGGTTCAGGAAGTTTCTTTTTGTGGACCGCTATCATGGACATATGGCGCAGTTTCGTGATGAATATGTGAagaagattaat GGTTTCTTCCGCTTGTTGGCAGTATGGGTGATACCATTCCTCCTCCTGAAGATTGTTCGCGAGGCTGTTCGCATTATATATGTGCCACACCATTCTTGGAGGCAATCTGTTGCGATACTGATAGCTTCGATTGTCTCATGGACCTATTCAATCACTATCTATTTATCAGGCTGTGCTTTATTCAATTTAGTATGCAATTTTCAAGTGATTCACTTTGAAAATTACGGGAAGCTCTTAGAAAGGGATATGGATGTTTCACAGTACATTGAGGAACACATTCGTCTAACACATTATCTATCTAAGATAAGCCATAGGTTCcgaatttttttcattcttgagCTCTTGGTTGTGACAGCGAGTCAGGTCGTGGCTTTATTTCAAACTACATGGAATAGTGAaattatcaatttcatcaatgGTGGTGATTTTGTG ATCTCTTCTATAGTTGAGCTTGTTGGTTTAATAATTTGCCTGCATGCTGCTGCAAAAATCACACATAGAGCACAAGGCACTGGATCAGTTGCTGCTAAATGGCATTCTATAGTTACATGTGCCTCTGATGACACTTCTCAAGTGGAAATAAGCAGCAATTGTGGAAGCTCGGAGGCTGCCAATACAGGCCATTTATTGCGCATAAATTATTCAGAAAGTGATTTGGAGGCAGTTGACTATGTGCCAGTGCCAACTACTACCCAGTTGGCTTCATATATGTCAACATATCACAAGAGACAAGCTTTTG TGACGTATTTGCAGTCCAATCCTGGTGggtttagtgtttttggatgGACAATTGACCGGACACTCATCATCACTATCTTCTTTTTGGAGATGTCGCTGGTTCTTTTTGTACTTGGGAAGACCATAACCATCTATCAttcgtaa
- the LOC7484461 gene encoding uncharacterized protein LOC7484461 isoform X2, with translation MAQFRDEYVKKINGFFRLLAVWVIPFLLLKIVREAVRIIYVPHHSWRQSVAILIASIVSWTYSITIYLSGCALFNLVCNFQVIHFENYGKLLERDMDVSQYIEEHIRLTHYLSKISHRFRIFFILELLVVTASQVVALFQTTWNSEIINFINGGDFVISSIVELVGLIICLHAAAKITHRAQGTGSVAAKWHSIVTCASDDTSQVEISSNCGSSEAANTGHLLRINYSESDLEAVDYVPVPTTTQLASYMSTYHKRQAFVTYLQSNPGGFSVFGWTIDRTLIITIFFLEMSLVLFVLGKTITIYHS, from the exons ATGGCGCAGTTTCGTGATGAATATGTGAagaagattaat GGTTTCTTCCGCTTGTTGGCAGTATGGGTGATACCATTCCTCCTCCTGAAGATTGTTCGCGAGGCTGTTCGCATTATATATGTGCCACACCATTCTTGGAGGCAATCTGTTGCGATACTGATAGCTTCGATTGTCTCATGGACCTATTCAATCACTATCTATTTATCAGGCTGTGCTTTATTCAATTTAGTATGCAATTTTCAAGTGATTCACTTTGAAAATTACGGGAAGCTCTTAGAAAGGGATATGGATGTTTCACAGTACATTGAGGAACACATTCGTCTAACACATTATCTATCTAAGATAAGCCATAGGTTCcgaatttttttcattcttgagCTCTTGGTTGTGACAGCGAGTCAGGTCGTGGCTTTATTTCAAACTACATGGAATAGTGAaattatcaatttcatcaatgGTGGTGATTTTGTG ATCTCTTCTATAGTTGAGCTTGTTGGTTTAATAATTTGCCTGCATGCTGCTGCAAAAATCACACATAGAGCACAAGGCACTGGATCAGTTGCTGCTAAATGGCATTCTATAGTTACATGTGCCTCTGATGACACTTCTCAAGTGGAAATAAGCAGCAATTGTGGAAGCTCGGAGGCTGCCAATACAGGCCATTTATTGCGCATAAATTATTCAGAAAGTGATTTGGAGGCAGTTGACTATGTGCCAGTGCCAACTACTACCCAGTTGGCTTCATATATGTCAACATATCACAAGAGACAAGCTTTTG TGACGTATTTGCAGTCCAATCCTGGTGggtttagtgtttttggatgGACAATTGACCGGACACTCATCATCACTATCTTCTTTTTGGAGATGTCGCTGGTTCTTTTTGTACTTGGGAAGACCATAACCATCTATCAttcgtaa
- the LOC7454535 gene encoding 4-coumarate--CoA ligase-like 9: protein MAMESINPRTGFCQQTKTFHSLRPPTPFPPPHQPLSITHFILSLLQSSTVPTTTTTYLTIPSTGESITYSQAIDQIHSLSSSLKNHYSLNNKDVAFILCPPSLHVPVLYLSLMYLGVIISPANPLSSDSELAHQFQLCKPKIAFATSQTAHKLPSLPLGTILIDSPEFTSLLTQPKPQAKQPRVEVSQSDIAAILYSSGTTGRVKGVALTHRNLIALISGFHHNMKEPEPNQPEQPPVSLFILPLFHVFGFFMSINAFSRGETLVLMERFDFVQMLKHVEKYRVTYMPVSPPLIVAFVKSDLTEKYDLSSLRSLGCGGAPLGKEVADKFKEKFPHVEIVQGYGLTETGGGASRTLGPEETSQHASVGRLSENMEAKIVDPETGESLGPGQRGELWLRGPTVMKGYVGDEKATAETLHPEGWLKTGDLCYFDSDGFLYIVDRLKELIKYKAFQVPPAELEKLLQSNPEIADAAVIPYPDEEAGQIPMAYVVRKPGSNITEAQIMDSIAKQVAPYKKIRRVDFISAIPKSPAGKILRRELVNHALSGASSKL from the exons ATGGCAATGGAGTCAATCAACCCAAGAACTGGTTTCTGCCAACAAACCAAAACCTTTCACAGTCTCAGACCACCGACTCCATTTCCACCACCCCATCAGCCTCTCTCCATCACCCATttcatcctctctctcctccagtCCTCCACCGTCCCCACCACTACCACCACCTACCTCACCATCCCCTCCACAGGCGAGTCTATAACTTACTCTCAAGCCATCGACCAAATTCACTCTCTTTCTTCATCTCTCAAGAACCACTACTCTTTAAACAACAAGGACGTTGCTTTTATCCTCTGCCCACCTTCCCTCCACGTCCCCGTTCTTTATTTATCTCTTATGTACCTCGGTGTCATCATCTCTCCCGCCAATCCGCTGAGTTCAGACTCCGAATTGGCTCACCAATTCCAACTCTGTAAACCCAAGATCGCCTTTGCCACCTCCCAAACTGCCCACAAGCTTCCTTCCCTCCCTCTTGGCACCATCCTCATTGACTCCCCCGAGTTCACCTCCTTGTTGACTCAGCCCAAACCACAAGCCAAACAACCCCGGGTTGAAGTGAGTCAGTCTGACATTGCGGCTATTCTTTACTCCTCAGGCACAACAGGGCGAGTCAAAGGAGTGGCATTGACTCACCGGAACTTAATCGCTTTAATCTCCGGTTTTCATCACAACATGAAAGAACCCGAACCGAATCAACCTGAGCAACCTCCAGTTTCTCTGTTTATATTGCCTTTGTTTCATGTTTTTGGGTTCTTTATGTCAATAAATGCGTTCTCAAGAGGGGAGACTTTGGTCTTGATGGAGAGATTTGATTTCGTACAAATGTTGAAACATGTAGAAAAATATAGAGTTACTTACATGCCGGTGTCGCCACCGCTTATTGTGGCGTTTGTGAAATCGGATCTGACTGAGAAGTATGATTTGAGTTCGCTAAGATCACTTGGCTGCGGTGGCGCACCACTAGGGAAGGAGGTTGCTGATAAGTTTAAAGAGAAATTTCCACACGTTGAAATAGTACAG GGATATGGGTTGACTGAGACTGGAGGAGGGGCATCAAGGACTCTAGGACCAGAAGAGACTAGCCAGCATGCTTCTGTCGGTCGCCTGTCTGAAAATATGGAAGCTAAAATTGTTGATCCTGAAACTGGAGAGTCCTTGGGTCCTGGCCAGAGAGGGGAGCTTTGGTTGCGAGGGCCAACTGTCATGAAAG GTTATGTAGGAGATGAGAAGGCAACTGCGGAAACCTTACATCCAGAAGGTTGGTTAAAGACTGGAGATCTTTGTTATTTTGACTCGGACGGGTTCCTTTACATTGTTGATAGGCTAAAGGAGTTGATTAAATACAAGGCATTTCAG GTGCCCCCTGCTGAGTTGGAAAAGTTACTTCAGTCTAATCCTGAAATTGCTGATGCTGCTGTGATTCC GTATCCTGATGAAGAGGCGGGGCAAATACCTATGGCCTATGTGGTGAGGAAACCAGGAAGCAATATTACTGAGGCTCAAATCATGGATTCCATTGCAAAACAG GTTGCACCATACAAGAAGATAAGACGAGTGGACTTCATCAGTGCCATTCCAAAATCTCCCGCAGGAAAGATCCTAAGGCGGGAGCTGGTCAATCATGCTCTCTCTGGTGCTTCGTCTAAATTATGA